From the genome of Streptacidiphilus rugosus AM-16, one region includes:
- a CDS encoding phosphoadenylyl-sulfate reductase — protein sequence MTTETDAETLSRHTPEQLEALATTAGRELEDATAQEIMRWAAETFGRRFAVTSSMEDAVVAHLASTALPGVDVIFLDTGYHFVETIGTRDAVAATMPVNVITLTPRQSVAEQDAQYGPRLHDRDPDLCCSLRKVEPLNRGLAGYDAWATGLRRDESPTRANTPVVSWDPKRQKVKIAPIARWTQEDVDAYVAQHGILLNPLLWDGYASIGCSPESCTRRVLEGEDARSGRWAGAGKTECGIHL from the coding sequence ATGACCACCGAGACTGACGCGGAGACCCTCTCCCGCCACACGCCCGAGCAGTTGGAGGCCCTGGCCACCACCGCCGGCCGTGAGCTGGAGGACGCCACCGCCCAGGAGATCATGCGCTGGGCCGCCGAGACCTTCGGCCGCCGCTTCGCGGTGACCTCCTCGATGGAGGACGCCGTGGTGGCCCATCTGGCCTCGACCGCGCTGCCCGGCGTGGACGTGATCTTCCTGGACACCGGCTACCACTTCGTCGAGACGATCGGCACCCGCGACGCCGTGGCGGCGACCATGCCCGTCAACGTGATCACGCTGACGCCACGTCAGAGCGTGGCGGAGCAGGACGCCCAGTACGGGCCGCGGCTCCACGACCGGGACCCGGACCTGTGCTGCTCGCTGCGCAAGGTCGAGCCGCTGAACCGCGGCCTGGCCGGCTACGACGCCTGGGCGACGGGCCTTCGCCGCGACGAGTCCCCCACCAGGGCGAACACCCCGGTGGTCTCCTGGGACCCGAAGCGGCAGAAGGTCAAGATCGCTCCGATCGCCCGCTGGACCCAGGAGGACGTGGACGCCTACGTCGCCCAGCACGGGATCCTGCTGAACCCGCTGCTCTGGGACGGCTACGCGTCCATCGGCTGCTCGCCCGAGTCCTGCACCCGCCGGGTGCTGGAGGGTGAGGACGCGCGCTCCGGCCGCTGGGCCGGCGCCGGCAAGACCGAGTGCGGCATCCACCTCTGA
- the cysC gene encoding adenylyl-sulfate kinase, with translation MTTTVDAPAAGTAAAVQGCGATVWLTGLPSAGKTTIATALAERLRAEGHRVEILDGDEIREFLSRGLGFTREDRDTNIQRIGFVAELLASNGVKVLAPVIAPYADSRAAVAARHGQQGTAYLEVHVATPVEVCSERDVKGLYAKQAAGEISGLTGVDDPYEAPASPDLRIEAHTQTVEQSAAALHALLTERGLA, from the coding sequence ATGACCACCACTGTTGACGCACCGGCCGCCGGCACGGCAGCCGCCGTGCAGGGCTGCGGCGCCACCGTGTGGCTGACCGGCCTGCCCAGCGCTGGCAAGACCACGATCGCGACGGCGCTGGCCGAGCGGCTGCGGGCCGAGGGCCACCGGGTCGAGATCCTCGACGGCGACGAGATCCGCGAGTTCCTCTCGCGCGGCCTCGGCTTCACCCGCGAGGACCGCGACACCAACATCCAGCGGATCGGCTTCGTCGCCGAACTGCTGGCCTCCAACGGAGTCAAGGTGCTGGCCCCGGTGATCGCGCCGTACGCGGACTCCCGCGCCGCCGTCGCCGCCCGCCACGGGCAGCAGGGCACCGCGTACCTGGAGGTGCACGTGGCCACGCCGGTGGAGGTCTGCTCCGAGCGGGACGTCAAGGGCCTGTACGCGAAGCAGGCGGCCGGTGAGATCTCCGGGCTGACCGGCGTGGACGACCCCTACGAGGCTCCGGCCTCTCCCGATCTGCGCATCGAGGCGCACACCCAGACGGTGGAGCAGTCCGCCGCCGCCCTGCACGCTCTGCTGACCGAGAGGGGACTGGCGTGA